The stretch of DNA CCTCCGGACTCTCCGGCCCTTGAATCACTCTCTGCCGCACTACAGGCCGTCGATGGGTGTCATCATATGGGACAACAGCTCATGATGGTTGGACGTGGAGGCAATTTCAAGCCGGGTCCGATTAAAATCCTACAGGTTATTCAAGATTCGCTGCGACTAGTAAGGTATCTACTTCCAGCACGTATCTCCCTTCACTTCGATCCTACCCCAGACGACATTACGGTATGGGCTGATGCCGTGCAGCTCCAACAGGCATTCATTAATCTAATACTAAATGCGCGTGATGCGATTAGTGCTGCGGGTACGATTCAGATTGCGTGGGAGCGGGTCTCTTATCAACACTCCTCGCAGGCCTCGCAGGCCTTGCAGGCATCACATGCCTCGGGATCGTTTGTGCGGATATCGATTGCAGACACAGGGGCTGGGATCGCTATCGATGATAAAATCGATAGTCGAGGCGCACGACGGCAGCATCTCATTTAAGAGTAGCGCTGCGGGAGGAACAACATTCTTCGTGTTCTTGCCCATATTTCCCAATCAAATCGAGGCGATTCATGTTGATGATATTCACAAATCTATGCAGGGCTCTTCCTCACCAGGGGGGCTTGATTTAGTTATAGCCGAGGATGACGACGCGATACGCTCAATGCTGTTGAGCGTTCTTACATCTATGGGACACCGAGTTGTGGTGGTTCCTAACGTCAGTTCGTTACGTTCTTACCTATTCAACTGCGGCATAACGCCGCATCTAATTCTGCTTGACGATAC from Pseudomonadota bacterium encodes:
- a CDS encoding response regulator; the encoded protein is MIKSIVEAHDGSISFKSSAAGGTTFFVFLPIFPNQIEAIHVDDIHKSMQGSSSPGGLDLVIAEDDDAIRSMLLSVLTSMGHRVVVVPNVSSLRSYLFNCGITPHLILLDDTMPDECGSDLLPELIVTYPELPIIMMSGSSEIKNLISSYGNRVRFLAKPFAIHELQELFCSLLKRDPIG